From Desulfuromonas acetoxidans DSM 684:
GCGTGACTTGAGCAATTGACCGATTTCGGCCAGCATGCGACTGCCGACAAGATGGCCGTGATTGTCGTTAACCAGCTTGAAAAAATCGAGATCAATGAAGACCAGCGACAAGGTGGAATCAAAACGCTGGGCCCGGGCGATTTCAACATCAAGCAGATCGTCAAAATAACGGGCGTTATACAAACCGGTCAAATCATCGGTGATGACCAGTTCTCGAACCCGACTGAAATTTCGAGCATTGGAGATGCCGATGGCAATATAGTCGGCAATGGCAGAGAGCAGTGTCAGGTCGTTATGGGTAA
This genomic window contains:
- a CDS encoding GGDEF domain-containing protein, with protein sequence THNDLTLLSAIADYIAIGISNARNFSRVRELVITDDLTGLYNARYFDDLLDVEIARAQRFDSTLSLVFIDLDFFKLVNDNHGHLVGSRMLAEIGQLLKSRIRTVDYGARYGGDEFVLILPQTSKKGAYDLVCSLRELVRSHVLLTEDGSEIRVTASFGIAAYPIDADNKIDLIRLADNMMYKVKQTTRDGVLMA